GCAACAtatctctaagaacaacagttatgagaagatgagtaactgttctttcttaggccaacattggcccttaacttaaataactcccgTCCCTCCccagtatttatccctctgatgtatttatagagagcaatcatatcttccttaagtctttgttttgttaggctaagCAAGCAAAGGTCtgtgagtctcctctcataagggaGGCTCTCCATTCCTCTGTTCATCCTAGTAAgcctcctctgcacctgttccagtttgaattaatctttcttaaatatgggagaccagaatggcacacagtattccagatgagatctctccagtgccttgtataatggaaaTACCACTTCCCTAtccctactggaaatacctcacctgatgcatcctaagaGTGCATTAACTTTTTTCATAACTATGAGCATCATGTTggtgactcatagtcatcctgtgattgaccaatacacccaggtctttctccttctctgttgcttccaactgatacattcCCAGCGTATAGCATAAATTCTTGTTGTTAGACCCTAGGTCGGGGTGGACAAAcatttggcctgagggccacatctgggtatttAATTTGTATGGTGGGCCctgaatgttcacaaaattgggggttgggatgcgggagggtgtgagggctctggttggaggtgcgggctctgggatggggccagagatgacgggtttggagtgcaggagggggctgcgggcttggggtggagcagaggggtttggagtatgggagggggctctgggctgaggggtaTGGGCTCCGGACTGGGGGTGCGGattccagggtggggctggaaatgaggggttcaggatgggtgcaggagagggctgagggtgggggttgggatgcagaggaggggccctgggctggggcacggggttgggttgggggggtgagggctccggctggggttgcgggctctgggatggggctggggatgaggcgttttgggtgcagaagggtgctctgggctgggaccgaggggttcagaggatgggagggggatcagggctggggcaggtggttggggcatgggaggaggtcaggggtgtgCAGGCTTCGGGTGTGCTTATCTCAGacaactcccagaagcagtggcatgcccctcctctggctcctacgcagaggtgtggccaggcggctctgtgcacacgctgcccctacagctcccattggccgcggttcctggccaacaggagctgcagagctggcagttggggcgggggcagcatgtggagctccctggctgccccaacacgtaggagctggagggggaacacGCTGGCTGCTTCtcgggagctgtgcggagccttGGCACGTGCAGAGCGGGGCAAGACCCCataggccatagtttgcccacccctgccctaggtgcatgaccttacactttgcactattaaatttcatcccgtTTCCCTTATtctagttttcaaggtcatccaaatcttatGAAATTCCactcctcctctgtattggcaagaCCTTCTAACTCTGTGTCCTCTGAATTTTactagcacactcccactttttgtgccaagattaTTGAAAGTCagtaccatctgatggctgttgaATCTTCTGCATTAAATACGTTGTATCTCAATATAGTTCCTCATGAACACATCACAATAACACTATCCTGGCTGATGTTGATAGTCAACCCAGACAGGTCAAAGTGAGAAGTAATAGGGAGAATGAACTATCCCTCTCGTCATCTTTAGTAGCGATCTGTCCAAAACAGTGTTGACACAGTGTATGAAAGCTCATGCCACTGCTGCTACCTATGCTTCACCTTCCTTGTGGATGAATAGGAGACTTTATTCTACAGGGCTATCAATCCAGAACCCATGGCCAACACTTCacttttattttcacaaactCCTCCACCAGTTTTCTATCCTCTGCACCCTTTGGACCTAGTTATTCtaaaatgtaatataatatattttcacttttaaatCCATTCATTTAAACTAATTTACTACTGATAGGAGTTATGTGCATGCATTGAGAATATATGCCTTAAATAGTGTATATTTACATATTATATCTATTAACATGCTTCAGAAACAGGAAAATACTTCACAAATAAAAGTTTTATGTTGCTAGGTTAGTAAACTGGAAAAGATGTGGGATTTCTGTGTTTTGCTGTTTTAGCTGGGTATTGGGAGAAATGATGGGCTTGTGGTTCAAACATAGGACTGGGAGTAAGATGATCAGGGTTCTGTTTTTGGCTCTCCACATATTTTCAAGCAAATCACTAAAACTCTGAGCTTCAGCTTCATCATCTGCAAAAGCGTTAACTAGTTAATGTTTaagtccctgattcagcaaagcactttagcacttgcttaactttaagtttcTGCTCAAGTCCCATTTGACATCAAGATCAAGTTAAGcatatgattaattttttttaattgggcccTAATCAGAGAGACTATATTAGAGCAGTTTTTCCTTCAGGCAGCATTTCTTTTTGCACTAGTTCTACCTGATGTGAAAATTATTCTCTGGGAACCTTTACACTCAAAGTATTTGCAGCACAGTGCTTCAAGCAAAGACAAGGTATGAAATCTAAttcatgttttttttctccccctaggatgtaaggccctgatccaggatGAACGAATGCCACTATGATAAACGTATGGACTTTTTTTATAACATGAGCAACACTGACACAGTAGATGAGTGGTCAGGGACAAACCTTGTTATTGTTTTATGTTTTGGGACCTTCTTCtgcctgtttatttttatttcaaattcacTGGTCATAGCAGCTGTGGTCAAAAACAAAAGATTTCATTTCCCCTTCTACTATCTGCTAGCCAATCTAGCTGCTGCAGACTTTTTTGCTGGCATTGCCTATGTATACTTGATGTTCAACACTGGCCCTGTGTCCAAAACGCTAACTGTTAACCGATGGTTTTTGCGTCAGGGGCTTCTGGACACCAGCCTGACAGCTTCTCTGGCTAATTTATTTGTGATAGCTGTTGAGCGACACATGTCAGTAGTGCGGATGAGGGTTCACAGTAACCTCACAAAGAAAAGAGtcacttttttaattttattgatcTGGGCCATTGCTATTTTTATGGGGGCTGTGCCTACTTTGGGTTGGAACTGCCTTTGCAATATCTCAACCTGTTCTTCCCTGGCTCCTATttatagcagaagttatctgatattctggactgtctccaatctAGTTGTTTTCTTCATTATGGTGGTGGTTTACCTAAGAATCTACATGTACGTCCAGAGGAAAACTAATGTCTTATCTCCACACACTAGTGGATCCATCAGCCGTAGGAGGACACCAATGAAGCTTATGAAGACAGTCATGACCGTCTTAGGTAAGACAATATTGAAAATTATGTATAAGAATCTACGTGCCTGTcaaaaataacttaaaatctcTTGGATATTGACATGCCAGTGCTTGCTTGCCCACTTAGGCGATAGAAGATGTCACACCATGAAAAATTATGAAGCATAGGGTCAATCAAGTTGTAGACCAAATATCTCCTCATCTGGTAGCTGGTTAGACAGTTTGGTTGTAGGCAGAATGCTACAAAAtgtatgtgtggttttttttttctgtagtcttaaaaaaaaaattcagaaaggtCTCTGGAAGGAGGTGGTTTGACAAAATTCATAGCAACGTTACCAGCGCATTTGTCtggattaaaataataaaaactgggagttgcaaaggagtctaagggagttaggtgcctaaatcacattgaatttgaaaatcccagccagagAGTAAGTTTTGTGGGTATTTAACCTGTAGGTGTAGGATTTGACCAATGAAACTCTAAAATTGCTTGAGACCTGCCTATCTCACTGTGCCATATTGCTATAGCTATAGCCCACAGACGTGTTTCAACTGGAACTTCCCTCCATATCAGAGAGAGAGCTGTCAATGTGGGGTGCTCAACCTTGGATTAATTTCCCCACTGTTAATCTGTAAAAGTTTAGTTTTGCTGACTTTCCGGACACACAGGATGGCCCATCTTCTTGCCCAAGCTTTTGGAGAAGGGGAGTTGTGATAAGGTCTCGTGCTGGAGTGTATGTTGAGGGGATGTTTGCTGATTGGTTGTTCCCTTTTTGGGAAAGCTGTTGAGTTTTATGCTGTATTTTAATGATACTGTTAGTCATCTAGAGCCCTGGATGGGCACTTTATTTAGATAATGAAAGTTTGCAACATTGAACAGGGCACCAAATATTACAATACTCCTATTATGGGTGTATTGTTCTattgtctgtaactctgaaatggTCTGGAACTCTGAATAAGACGTTACAGACTTCAGCCACGGAGAAGTTGGGGCTGcgggactcgggggggggggggggggggctactgATCCTaggggctgccagggagaacCGGAGCTTGGCACTTTAAACCTGCGGGAGAgcgctggggcttcagccctgcggctccactcccagcttctgccccATGTGGGGCACCAGggattggggcttcagccctgtggctcCTCTCCTGGTTTCAACTgggtgcggggcttggggcttcagttACGGAGAGAGCGCTGTGGCTGAAACCAGTGCTCCCCTTATAGCTAAAGCCCCAAGCCACGGCACCCCCCATCGGGCTGAAGCCGGGAACAGAGCCACAGAGCTGAAGCTCTGAGCCCCAGTGCTGCCCCCCAGTCTAAACCCCTGAGCCCTGGTACTCCTGAGGGTCAGAAGACCTGAGCTGTCCTTCTGCCAGGACCCCTggacccctcccaccctctggctGCAGCCCGAACCCCcccatggctgaagccctgaggcaatacagtatttgcttttttatttttttggtggttGCACTGCTGTCTGATTTGAGGACTTCTGGTTTCACAGGGTGTCTGGTTAAGGTGATTTTAGCCTCTGCTGCAGGGGCTTTCACCCCCTACATCTGCCTGTCCACCCTCCCACCTGGCCCCACATTTGCCCAGTTCCCACACCAGTTCTTCTCCTGAAGCTTGTGAGGGTCTTCACCACCCCCCTGGGGTGTGATGGGGGTGCTGCAccaccttctcccccttcccaagctgggtgttgtggggagggaggaacagaGCTGACTGACTCACTGTtcacagggagggaggatggagcagGGCTTCCCTGAGCTGCTCATCTCTTtctgcttccccttcccctcctgtgaGACTGGTGTCTCCCTTCTTCTATCCCAGAACTCCATTCAGTTCTTGAGCGGTAGGAGAGGAGAACTCTGCATACCTCCAACAGTAGTCCTCATTGGTTGCTCATCCCCAGGCAAGTGgtgaaggcagccaatcagagtgggTTCCTCCCCCTAGGCAGGGTTGAAATTCACAGGAGTGCTGGAGCTGCTGGCATCCTGGCGAGACGACTCCAGCTCTAGCTGGACACATGGAGAAATCAGGAGAGTTGGCGACACTGCATCCACTTGGCCACAAGGGACTGACAGAGGGTGCCGGTATTATCAGCACCCCCCATCCCACCAATGTACCTGGACCCTGTTCCATTTCTGGGGATGAGAAAAAGAGACTCTGCCCATTGGGATCTCTGCCTCTGTAATTTCACTGTTCAGGGGCCAAACAGCTTCAGTGGTGATGGTGCTTTCGCAGTGTAATTAGGAAGTGGTAGGAGAAGCTGCATATGGAGGGAGTGAAGGATTTGGGGGCATTGTAGGGAGCCAGTTGCAGTTCTTGGAGTCAGGGCTGCCCATCCCATTGCAGTCTGAGCTACACAGGTGCTGTACTGAGGTGATCTTGTACCCAGTGGAGGATACAGCTCAGCGCTCCTGCCTCTAATGCAACCCTTTTTCCATTGGGGAAGGAAGATTGCAATTGGTGCAGGCGGTGGAATCACTTTCTGCAGCTTTCCACTGGCTGAGATTGCCAGTTATCTCCTTACACAATGCAAAGTGGCCTTCGCAGAGTGGGGAATCCAGTCTAAGATCTCTAACTCATTTCAAATACTCCACTAACCCCATcaatttttaataacttttagTTCCTACAGAGTGGGGCCAGATTTTATCTAGTGACCCTGAAACAAAAAGCCTCAGAATTTCATTATGAATCCCCTGTATCATCCAGTTTCTGTGTCACTTAATCAAcaattgttttttctaaaatgatATTGAAAATATCCATTCTGTTTTAATAGCTCAGTCATCTTCTATTCACCAGTAATTAAATCATAACCAGCTGAGAAGAAGCTGTCCGTTAaagccagataaattcaaatcagaaataaggcacacatttttaacagtgagggtgattaaccgtTAGAAGAAACTAtggagggaagtggtagattcttTATCTTCTTGAAGACTTCAGATTCAGACTGGATGCCtcctggaagatatgctttagtcaaatgaAAGTTATGGGGATCAATGCAGGAGTAACTGGAGGAAATTCTGTGGTCTgtattatataggaggtcagagtaggtgatctaatggtctcttctagacttaaaaatctatgaataaccCTTTCCGTTTCTTTGGGGCTGACTTAGTAAAGACTTTGTCCAGCTCTGATGCCATAAAAGACAGCACAGGAACATTTGGTTTTGAGGCTTGAGGGGCATGGGAGGTGGTTCCATGATTCTGCAGTGGCTGTAGCAGTGCAAAAGCCAGATTTATGTTTTGTTTAACTGGACTCCTCAGTTTTCAAATATAAATCTGCTCCCAGGATTTTAAAAGTTGCAGATACAAGCTTTGCAGTAAGTGCTTAAGAATGCTAAGGAAAACAAGATGACCCTGAGCATCCTGCTTTAGCAACTGGTAGAGATATATCTTATCTGTCCGACAATGACTAGCTTCTTTCATAACCATCCTGCACATATAATGATATTTAGTGCATTTGTCTTGTAGCAGCTATTAAGAAGGAATAGCTTTGTTGTAAAGAAGACAGTTTCTGTCTGTACTATATAATTTTCAGATAGCAATGCTATGGAGGAGGCATGTGTCTCCAGCACAAGAAGTTTACAAACTAAGAACAGTTATCTTTCTTAGGCTGTGCCCAAGGGCATTGTTTACAGAGTCTGGCAGTCTGATTTGCGCTAGAATCTCTGGTCCTAGTGGAAGCACAAGTGGGAGGTTGTAGTGTTAAAGGACCATTTTGTGGTAAATATCATGGATTATGCATATATGGAATTATACCTAAATAACACCTGATTTTCAGATCTACCACTAGTCCTTCAAGGGAATTTCTAGAATACAGTGCTTTTGTCATCTGTGGCAAATATTTTATTGCTCCAAACCTGTTGTTAAAATTAATTCATCCCTTCCTAGTTTAGGTTAATCAGTAATTAATACACTGTTGCCATCCTAATAATGTGTTGATGATTTGTGTTTGAGCTTTGAAAAATCATAACACTGGGCTATAAATGGCGTGGCGACAAAGCTTTCAACCTCTTAATGTTATGCACACACATAGTAACTCTTCAGAGGGAGATCTTTTTCACCAGAAACTACTCAGCATCTGCTCACAGtcacttttaatatattttccccaCTTACTCAGATGGGtaacatcagtttaaaaaaatacaagagGTTTAAATGAACTGAACCACTGGTTtggaagggagtggggaaaacTGCATTGTTGTCTCAGTGACAACAGGTCTAAACTGGTCTGTGCTGCTTTTTTTCCGGCCTGCGAGAGATCGCATGCGACACGAAGGTATTGCGTTTAGCTTTAAACTCCCTGTGTTGCAAGCAGCTGTCTCCTTTTATTGTCATCTCCTTGGCTGGGTAGAAAACTGCATCACTGTAAGCTGCAGATACAAACTGCTGTCCTTTCTAGGGATAGGCATGCAGATGGGGGTATCCAGCCTTTAAGATAAATAGAGGGGAAGAATTTAGATATTTGAGAATGAATGACTGCAAAATAAAGAATCCTCTGATTCCACCCTTATGCCCTGCAGCTCACTTTATCTGTTTAATGTTTAACCAAAAATCAAGCAATATTTATCTATAAAACCATGTCAGATTAGAAAAGAAGTTAAGATTTAAATGTTTAACTTCCCTTGTATCCATCTGAAAATTCCTGAACCATTGTAATCTTTTGTCATCCTTGTAATCCAACTCTTCTCTATACATGTTGGGGTAAAAACCATCAGGAATGCTTCTTCTTTCTTTACACACTGAACTCCTAAAGTAACACCCTAACACTCTGATCCAGCACTAAGAAC
This DNA window, taken from Trachemys scripta elegans isolate TJP31775 chromosome 8, CAS_Tse_1.0, whole genome shotgun sequence, encodes the following:
- the LPAR3 gene encoding lysophosphatidic acid receptor 3, with the translated sequence MNECHYDKRMDFFYNMSNTDTVDEWSGTNLVIVLCFGTFFCLFIFISNSLVIAAVVKNKRFHFPFYYLLANLAAADFFAGIAYVYLMFNTGPVSKTLTVNRWFLRQGLLDTSLTASLANLFVIAVERHMSVVRMRVHSNLTKKRVTFLILLIWAIAIFMGAVPTLGWNCLCNISTCSSLAPIYSRSYLIFWTVSNLVVFFIMVVVYLRIYMYVQRKTNVLSPHTSGSISRRRTPMKLMKTVMTVLGAFVVCWTPGLVVLLLDGLNCTHCGVQHVKRWFLLLALLNSVMNPVIYSYKDDEMSNTMRRIMCCSSDDKNQERRSSRIPSTVLSRSTDTTGQYIEDSIIQGTISGKGNS